agagataggcttataaacttggaattcttcttttaagcggtggactagcaacctgtcactatatgaatcccaattccttcattaagccatacatctgaacgtggcctttgagtcttattaagaatattaattctatCTGCCACATAAagatacgtgattatatgtatatatgtatgtaaattaacatCTCTATTATTGCAACAGGTACTTCCTACGTCTATCCTCAACGGAAGGCGCCGGCGAAATGGCGGAAAGGGCACGATACGAGCCcgcggccgcggcggcggagGCGAGGACGTGCGCCGACCTGCTCTCACAGGCGCAGTGGCACGTCGCGAGAGCGAGACGGCTGCACGATGAGGAGGTCACCCTCAGGGACAGGCAGCGGGAGCAGAGGGAGGCCTTCCGAAAGCAACAGGTGCGTATTGAATTGTGGTCAAGTTGTTGACGTACTAGGTATGTATACTATACAGTCGAAATCGCGCTGTAAAAGTGTTCGATACAGACAAATTTGTCCGTCTTTCCgtaaatgtatatgtatatatgtaataatataataataaaaaaacgctttatttaataagcattttataaaaatttacataagtgcctaacaataaaaagtgcttaaataaaataatttggctTCATATGAAAAAGCATCAATGGGTCAtccaaagtattttttttttaaattctgatGTCCGCTTTCATTCGCGCAAAATCAATACAGAATAATGATTTATCTCTAGCGATTATTAcaagtgtttattatttttttctatataatttaCAGGAAGAGGAACGCCGCCGTCGCGAGGAACAACAACAGAAGAGTACCGTGGAGATGTTGCAGAAACGTCAGGAATACATTGAGAAGACTAAGAACGCGTTGCTGTTCGCCGATATGCCGCCGGAGAACAAGCCCAAGGGCGGCCGCGGACGGAGACGGGACGAGTATGTTAGTGACAGCAGCAGTGAGGGGGGCCAAGGGGGGGAAGAAGGGTgagttaatacatacatcctactactattataaaggcgaaagtttgtatggatgtatggatgtttgttactctttcacgcaaaaactactgaaccgattaccatgaaatttggtatgtaggtagctgaagacccagaataacacataggctactttttatcccagagttcccgcgggattgatagggtttccatgcggacgaagtcgcgggcggcctctagtacatacataaaatcacgcctctttcccggaggggtaggcagagactacctctttccacttgccacggtctctgcatacttccttcgcttcatccacattcataactctttagGGTGAGttaatctatatttaaaattcaaaggtgactgactgactgatctTTCAAGGCACAGATAAGAaagaaaatcaataatttcaaAGATGATTAATAATAGAGAAAGCAGCAGCGGGGAGAGAGAGGGGACAAGGGAGGGAGTTGTTTAATAACCTATACTGGCTCTAACACAGGATAGATTTTGTGTAGTTGGTAATAGCTCTcaaaatgatacatacatacaaacatacataaaatcacgcctctttcccggaggggtaggcagagactaccactttcgacttgctacgatctctgcatacttccttcgcttcatccacattcataactctttagGGTGAGttaatctatatttaaaattcaaaggtgactgactgactgatctTTCAAGGCACAGATAAGAaagaaaatcaataatttcaaAGATGATTAATAATAGAGAAAGCAGCAGCGGGGAGAGAGAGGGGACAAGGGAGGGAGTTGTTTAATAACCTATACTGGCTCTAACACAGGATAGATTTTGTGTAGTTGGTAATAGCTCTcaaaatgatacatacatacaaacatacataaaatcacgcctctttcccggaggggtaggcagagactaccactttcgacttgctacgatctctgcatacttccttcgcttcatccacattcataactttcttcatgcaagcacggcaatgatgatgatgagcaATGATGCacctttaaatttacatttttttaacttataaaataccTTATGATtatgtcgcggacttttttatAGATCTACTAAGaacctttatttttgtagtacatataactataaataatcAGCAGTTTGGCCAGCGCACGCAAGGAAAGGCTTTTCCCAGATCACTATTAATTTATCTGAAAACTTCTTATTGGAAAACAAATTGGAATCTCTATTGTAATCTCAGATAATGCAGCTGTCTAATGGCGAAGGATATTTTGAAATCCGTTCAGTATCTTTAGAGATTACCCACctcaaacatacaaactcaCAAAcctgtttataatattaataatatagattCTTCTTTATCCAGGCGGGAGAAACCAAAAGGGGAGAAGAAGAAGCGCAAGCGGGAGAAGCAGAGCGGCCGCGGACGCCGCCCGCGCTCCGGGGACGACAGCGACCCGCCGCGCAAGCGGGGCCGGAAGGTAGGCAGCGACCGACGATAGCTACTCTTCTTCCTCCTCCTGGAGTTATCTGAGACTGCATCCTCACCTTCTGGAGAGGCACCTGGGTAGCCCTGTTTGACCATGATTGTCAATTTGGTACTATTGATTTACACTTAGTACTTTACTTGTGTCAATAATTTACGTACGCCGCGGCGATACCTATTTTAGTGCACAATTCATCAATCATCGAATTTGCACTCTTGTCATTATttctatcaatataattatcGATCGACTTCTGTCGATCCAAGGTGTATAGTTAATACACAGACTATACAATtgctacatattataataatcttattataaGATTACAAcgcatatattttatgttcaacAGAAAGAGAAAGGCATCGGTCGTCGCGAAAAGGCCAAAGCGGCTGAAGAGAAGCTCAGTGCGAAACAACGCGCCAAAATCGTCTCCAAAGAGACTATTTCCACTTCAGAATCTGATTCGGACCATTCGCGGAAATCCCGTAGCCGAAGTCGTAGCGGGAGTAATAGCGATCGTAGCAGGAGTCGTAGCGGCAGCCGTAGCGGTCGTAGCAGAAGTCGTAGCGGCAGTGGTAGCCGTGAACGCCCGGCCAAAAAGGGAAGGAAAAGGATTATGTCTGCCTCGGATAGCGACAAGTAAGgatacatacaaattttacCTCGTTGTCCCTATCGACGTAGCCAATAGGCGTTTGAATAATGTATAGTTTTTGTGTGCATTGACTACAAAAACgaaaaactttttcatttgAAACAGTCAACAAAAAGCTCGGTCGCCCAGGTACTTACTTATGTTAAACAGATATGTAGTATGCGACTGCAACAAACTTTGTAGGTACAGTTAACCATTTAGAAACGGAGAGGCGAAGTCAGTACTCTTTCCGTGTGCGCGAGGCGCGTTTTCAATATGTTGCATATTCTTTTCTGCGCTCGCACTACTACTACATCTGAAAATCAGTGATTTTGCACAAAAGTGTAAAAAGTATCATCAGGAaggcaattattattttatattgtgtctgttttttattaatggtaaaacaaataaacttttctaTATATACCTTGTCTTCATCATAGATAAAGGCTAGGTTAACATTTAACATTGAATGTTaagctattaaaatttatttctacttGAATACTATGCAATTCTTGTAAAAATTACAGCCCCGGTAAAAGCAAGTCTCGGTCAAGATCGCGTTCAAAGAGCCGATCGCGGTCGAAGAGCCGATCACGTTCGAAGAGCCGTTCACGTTCGAAGAGCCGATCACGTTCGAAGAGCCGTTCACGTTCGAAGAGCCGGTCGCGTTCAAAGAGCCGTTCACGTTCAAAGAGCCGTTCACGTTCAAAGAGCCAATCGCGTTCTAAGAGCCGATCACGTTCGAAGAGCCGATCCCGCTCAAAGAGCCGATCGCGTTCGAAGAGCCGGTCCCGCTCAAAGAGCGCGTCCAGAAGCCGCTCTCGGTCAAAGAGCCCGTCTAACAGCCGATCTCGCTCAAACAGGTAGATATTactctttttgtttattgttataaaagcttaataaattatatagcaGACCTGTCAATGAGGGCGCTAGTTAAGGCATATTGAGTGATAGTGAGGTGACTTGACATTATGCACTTCTGTCAAAAACTgacctattttttaaaagttattaagttTACTACTTGGATTCTACTTAGTAGTTTTGTTAACTATtttcatgtaatttttaatcagCTCGATATTGTAATTCATATTAAAATCTGCAATATCGCGAGCGTCAATATATTTATGGTGaagctttattaaaaaaattccagGACAAAAACTAACGTTATTGTTCAAAATTTCAGCCCAGCTAAAAGCAAGTCCCGGTCAAGATCGCGGTCGAAGAGCGGATCGCGTTCCCGTTCCCGATCGGCATCCTAATCCGGATGAACATTCCGAACCAGAAAACCCGTTGTCAAGCTTGAAAATTCCTTATCGCGAGCGAAACCTAAGCTTGAAAATCCGTTATTGCGAGCGAAAACTAAGCTTGAAAATCCGTTATTGCGAGCGAAAAGTAAGCTTGAAAATCCGTTATTGCGAGCGAAAACTAAGCTTGATAATCCGTTATTGCGAGCGAATAGTAACGATATGACTTCCACATGGTGTGTCAATATTGAAGATAAGAGATGGGATTTcagaaataattaactttaacaCATAGTTGAACTTTAGTCCTCCAATAAAATGCTTTgacctttaaatatttgtgataaattaaattatattaataaaatcacttGACGCTAAAAATGTTgttcttattttacttttccCATTTATCTTCTTCTGCTacgtgaaaaaaatataactatgtATTGGTAAAGCTACAAATAccaagaaattttatttgcatttctCTCTCAGtgtataaaaaattgcattattaGCTTTATCCTTCCAATCTTTGCACGTTGAATTACATTCGGATAAATTTCGCACTTGCTCAATTTGCCTTCCGCCTTGTATTTTTAAGTACGCTTCTAAAACCACAGGAAAAGAGGGAATGTCCCGGAACCAAtatatactaaataaataaataatatatgggAGTTACATAGTTCAGTtatcctcgaagtaagttggagacttttgttatatatttactaactgaacgatgctatattttatcataaatacttataccaatttgacaattattcaaacaacATGTTTCCTGAAAATGTtgtatatttatcaattttaaaatacatattacacaATTTTCGAAGACGTCATGACTTTGGATACAAACTATAAACCTAGTACTATAGGGCGTCATTCAGAATGAAATCAATTCTACAGTAGGCGACAGAAATACCTTTGGTATAGTAATCTATATTAACAACAATTCATAGcttagtaaattttatcaattacaAGTTAACACAACCGTTCCAAAAGTTACACGCAGATCAACAATTAACCTTAAATTAAATCCAAAATTACTTAACAGTGGAGAATCAATTTTTTAGGATATTGAATAGGATGAATTCGCGAAAGaatttcttatatatatatcaaaattGGAGGGGTACAGTTATGTACAGAAATAAGCCAATCAGAGTATGTTTCCATTGAATGAAGAACTTTGATTGGTTTACTACACACaatcataatatattatagCAATACATCATGGCCTCCATGCCAGAATTattgcaaatataaaaaaaaagtttctaattgaacaataaaaaggtaatatttaaccttatttattaataattgagcgtcataatatttaagtacaacataagttttaacaatttaagttacaataaaatatctaatttgAGATCTCGAagccataataataaaatcttcaaTAAACTATCACtgtaaaaaatgcaataaaaataatcacagcTAACAGACTGATCTTGATTAGAGAAATATTTTGAAGTGGCAATTAAGTATCATTCAtatttagttattatatttttttattaaaattaatctgtATCAATCTatggttataattttatattcgaacaaagttttattttaattatgtcgAAAATTATTTCTCTGACCAAAACACTAATCAAGTTAACGCTTATTGCGATGctaaaataattctatattttaatctaatacAATTCCAATAAATACCTCTCATAGATTAAAATTCCGTacaaattgttataatgtaattatttggtttaagaaatttagtaaaaattcGAGTATGTGGCAGTTTTCGTTCGTCGTAGATATTAatctttccattattaaatcttttaagaAATTGATTacaatcatttttatatatttttctttttattttatttattaaaactattttatagtTGTGCGCTACTATAGTTAACTTTATCCCTAGGATATTTGTGCTAACGGTGGTAATGTAATAACTAACATGAAGATAAAATTAGCCTAATTGAGCCTTCACATAATCGCAaagatttatctataaaatacattaatgagctattttgaaagttagtTGAGAGTGGCTGGAACTTGAGATTCCATATAAGGCTCAATATCTATAGTCTATCTGCTATAGTTCACTTGAGTGAGTAAAGCATCAAAggatagaattaaaatatatatattatataaaaacgggaaaaatattattcgagaaattattttattgcaagCTCAACAACATCTAAAAGTAGATGTGATATGACGAAAATGAGCAAATCTGACTTAGGAGAAAGTTTCATCATTGCCTTTTTCTACACAAGTTTTTTTATGTGAAGACTCAATGGAACAAACAAGatgtttaacatattttttgtcataaaattttctattcAACCAATTCATTATACATTATCTTGATTATGGAATGTCTAAATTTTATTAGCGGACTATCTCtattattatagtaaaaatgtttattttaattacatcaaAACAATGAATAGATTAGGGTGCAGATCTAACTAGGATAAAATCATAGTAATTGgtgataataaaactaataaattttagttaacGATACAAAAATGTAAGGGCCTTGTTAAAATCAAATTGATTTATTGTAAGTGATTTTAGTTATATTTGagtatagttttatatataaaaaaaaaatattttgacatatGAAATTTTCATTTCTCACCTCAAAATTctcataattaaaacatttaacattAATAGTTAATACAAGTATTTCGGCCGAGTATTCTAATAAGTCTTATAATAGTCTATATCCTTTAAAAAGCTACATTAACATGGGTCTTTTGTGTTCTGTGTTCCATTGTGGTAAGGAAGGCTACCATTAGGAACAGTTTGAGGGCCGCCAAGGAAGGAAGTGAAAGTTGTGTCCCGACTCATCGGCGGTTCTAAACCTTCAATCGGTATGCAATCCAATGTCGGAACTGTATATTCCCTGTAAAAAGAAGTttgatttttatcaaaagaGTAACTAAATTTCATTATCCTCTTGGCTTTAGACCTGGTTGCGTCCTCACCTCTCAAGAGAAGAGCACTGGATCAGCCTGTGACTATGAATGAATGGATAAATCAGGTGTTTACACAAACTcctaaaatgttaaaaatctCCCTTCTGACCTTTGTAACATTTAAGGGGAGCTTAACTCAGTTTAGACTATGGCTACACACCCAGTTGTTTAGTTTCTCCATCAAAAGTTTATAATCTGACATTAGCCAGATTATAAAAAGCAATCTGTAAACCCGAGCACACAAAAAGCAGATCAGAAGCAGCACAGTTTGAAAGCGCGCCCACGCCTACTTGCAATACAAGAATCTCTTCAAATTGGCTACACTGCGGCGCGGTGACAGAGCAGTTCGTCCGCGGGCCCGtgtttcaattcaatttatttcaactttGAGCGGGCCCacatttgcatttttttttagcgTAGGTACAGGTACAGGTAGTTAGGTAAAGTCTTGAAACGGGACATcaatagtttatcgcgcgatgaGAACGTCTTCGCGCGTGGCATGCTAGCCTGAAAGGTTAAAGGCTCACTCACATAGACACGTTGTCGTGCGAGTGCACGGCGTCGCTGACCAGCTGCGGGAGGCGCTCGGGCGGCGCGgccggcggcgcgcgcgcgcggCTGCTGAACAGGAACACCCCCACCATCGCCAGCAGGTACGACAGGAAGTACAGCGCGTGGAACTGGTGgggtaatattttaattttttttttttaatttggtttgGATCTCAGAATgttaacatattatatattttgctaACACAATAATAACTGAAGAGCTGGAGAATTTGTTTAGATCTAGACTATTCTTGAAACTAATAACAGGAAATGAAGTGACAATCTTAagaccaaatttcattcatcatTTAGAATGAgaaatcattatatttatctattgatATAGAAATTGCAATGTTTATAGTGCTCAAATTGGCCTGTGCTGAGAAAACAGTAAATGATTAACTAACTACCTGATTAAATAACTAACTGGTTCAGCAAAGGCAAATAATGTGTGAATACttaagaaaaaatagaaaCATACCTTAAACTGAAAAATGTACATCCCAGCGATGAGAGTGTAATAATCGGCTGACAGGAATGACAAATGTAGAATAATCGATCCGGCGTCTCTAAGCATCAAACATTGTAACACCtgaaatattgtttgtatAAACCAATAGACACATATCTGAATCAGGGTGTCCATTTCCAACCAGTTAAAAACAATCAGCTCATGGAATTCTAAGAAGAATGTTTGAACGGCTGACAGCGTGGCTCCAATAATACCTAATGATGAGAGGTAGTCAGTGCAAGAATAGGTTTTGAGCATCATTTCTTGGAGAACTGTGACCATGGCATACAGCAGAGAGCCGCCCAGACATAGCATGTCTCCGACCAGTTGGTTTCTCCCTGCAAATTGACAAATAGATCAATACTGTGTTGCTAGAAAAAATTGGGTTCCTACCATAGTAACCAATATAGCTATTCATTAATTGTAAAAGATTATGGAATATGGTCAGTAGGGTGTCCCGtcattgtatgaaaaaaaaaattttttaagctACTCTATTGCAAGAGGTGTCAAAATTTGCGTAATTCTATAGACTATacaaatatagtaaaaatatttgaattgcGTGTCGTCTTTAGGGTTCTACCACACTTGaaagtttacaaaattttatattttaccatTATGATCTTATAcacctgaaataaaataaaaatcaagttactaagttgttatatttattaaaaacagtgAAATAAGGTACAAGAAAACAACCGAAACAAAACTGAAGctgtaaattaaaacagacagttaaaaataaaatttattcttgTGTGCAAAATTTGGCATTTCTGCTCGAGATTGTAACCTGTTTCGTGTAAATCTATCTCTAGAAGAAGCGTCCATTACACTTTGAGAGTCATCTGTAACTAGTTTAACACATCTATCAACAGATTGTGAGTGACAAGGGAAGTCCAGAAATTCTGTCATGGTTTGAAGGTCTTCTTTACAAATATGTGTGGCGGCGGTGTAACCTGACATTCATGCCACACAATAATATCGGTGTTAGCAGAAATGTTCACTTTTGGTGTTTTAAAAATCCTGCGTTTAGTGCTTTAAATTTCTCtagcttttaatatttttcgcaCCCCTAGCTGCGAGAGCGAGCTGATTTCTCTCTCATCGAACAACATACTGACAAGAAGTTTTTCTGGGTGCGCAAAAAAGCGTTTCTTTTGATAACAGAATCGACAATAGAACTCTGGTTGTCGGGTAAAAATCCATAAATATCCATTTGATAAATATGGCACCGTCCTAAAAAGATTTCTTTTGCTTGATTAAAAACCACATAGGAGCATATACTTTAACCACGTAGTTTACAAGTAATATCAAATTTTCTGATGGATTAACAGTACTTACAAGTAAAGTCTTAATATACGGTTCGCAGAAGTAAGCCATCTTGAATGTGCCATTTTACCAGGTTGACGATTTGCTAACTCACGAGAACAGGATCCAGTTGACACAGCCTGACAGATCtcataaagatatttttgttcAGTACTTAGTTCATCCACAACATCTATTGGCAAGTCAGGTAAATTGTTCGCCACCGCACTAAAAGACACCATCGCTTTATTTTCGCAACCAACTAATTGTTTTCCAAGAGGTCAAGAATACTCCCTAGGGCCCGAAATACAACCATCTAAggttaaaaacaaatgacgGAGGGGTAATTCATTGGCATGAAGCATACAAATACACCACTGCAACGGCCTATTCAAATACTGCTCTAAATATTGTATCACGCCACCCTTCCAACCAGTGTTAGTCGCAGTTCCATCACATCCAAAGCATATTATCACATCAGCTAAAGTCAAACCATGAGCTTCTAATAGATCTGTGATTAAAGTAACAATTCCTTTTGCAGTGCCACGACTTGGCGTTGTATGTCCCAAATAATTTGATCCTGGTTCTGCTAAAACTGAAATATGCTCTTCTAAAACTTCTTTACGATGGTAACGATCTCCTTTTTTCCCATTTAACAGGGTCTTGTCTTTTCGaccatcaaaataaatacccCTTATATCAatacccttaacatttttggAAGCTTCTGTACGAAATTTAGATACAGCTCtgtgaattttgtttttatcgaCAACCAAGTATTATCTTCGGCAGAAACCAAGCCGACGACAGCCAAAGCTGTAGAAACTACAGCTACATTTACAAGCAGCAACGTCAAAAAGCTTCTCAgataattctaaaaataacttaacttttgttttcaaaactgtctATTTGCTTGCTTTTGGGGTGTCTTTTTAAATTGAGGTACTTCTCGTAATACGACTTCAGCAATTGAGACTTCagaatttgataattaatcacgtcttttatAGTTGATAGCTGTCGGTCATTAATTTCTTGGTATGGTCCCAATAAATCACATCTAGTATCACTACGCCTCGAACTCATTATTAATATCACCTTATTAGTACTATAGCAATAACTTATTTACttcaaaagcaataaaaatcgCTTAGACTTGTTGGAAACACTAGCTAGTTGAGTCATGAAAATGCTTGAAATAAGTTGAAACTTGAATGCATCCGCAGGTTGAAACTTGACAAATTCGAAGCCGCTAGTATCACGTTTTTACTTGTAAATCAATGTATTGTGTGTATTGCATATAACAAAACATcaaaacttatatatttattattttttacgctCATTACCAAGAATGCAAGATTGCCACAAAAATGCCAATTTCTGAAAACTTTGACGGTCGGTAGAACCCTAAAGATatcgtattatatttttttttatatttttgtagtaatcTACGATTAATTACGCAACTTTTAAGATGTCTTGcactaaagaaataaaaaaaaaattttttcggGACACCCTAATGGTCAGTGAAGTTTTTTCTTGATCTTACAATCAGTCCTGTTGACTATAAGCAGATGTGATGTGGAGCACAGACaatgaaatcaaaaaaatcttgaatagCTCCTGATTGAGCTATCAGAAAGGGTCTTTTAGTATTTGTGACAACAAATTACTGTCTGTATAAAAGAGGAACTTTTCTACgttaacttaaattattttgctaacttaaaatagaaaaaatgatTGTTGAGAGTGCATACCATCAGTAGGAGCACCTTCAACATCTGCCCAGACCACGCAAACAACAGCCATTAGTCCCAACGTAGCCCCGGCCACATGAGCCACTCCAAGCCGCTGTCCGCGCCAAGCGCCGCCGACGAGCGCTGCGCCTACACCGCTACACGCGAGCAGCTGTCAACTTAGCACGGACGTGTATCTCTGAGAGAGAATCAACAGGTAACCAGCTTCCACGTCTATTATGGAAGCAATCACGACTATCCACCATCCTCTGAAATAAACATGAATCTTTTGATGgcaattcatatttttaaaaaaggtaaaaatgtGACCCTATCACTAAGCCTCTTCTGTCGGTCTGTCCatccgtctgtctgtcaccaggctatatgtatatatcttatAAATTGTGATAGatagaaagctgaaattttcacaaattgtGTTTTCGTTGCTGCTTTaacaaaatacacaaaaaattacattaagaaGGTATTGTACAttgttgtgtgtgtgtgtgttatttagtatttttggcTCAACAATAATAATGGTAACAGGTAGGTAGAggcttaaattttttacagaatatttatttgtatagtacttttttaaataaataatttatttcagcaAACAGGTAGAATAATGGCTTGGCATTTGGGGTAAAACTCTTGAAACGGGCCACCGCCGGAGAGGGATGGGGAGGGGGGATGGGGGAGGGGGTAACACGCCCCTCCAGTGACCCCCCCTTGCCGGAAGCCTATAGTTTATGTTTTGTTGTTTGTCAATTCATAACtggtttttatataatttttttaggagcatttacatacatatactgcTTGCATTTTTATGATGGTGGAAAACAATACTATTCAATTATGAGtcagtaaaaatattcttagtAAATTATAGTGGTTTAGAGTAATTATTGCATTTGAGAAATCAGAAGGATGAACATAAGAAATATCAATAGATGTCTTACTTTTGCATTGGTTTTAGTCCATCGCAGAACGTCGCAGGGGTAAATAGCACGAACAGAAAAACATACGAAATAACTTGTTGGGCTGAAATCGGAAACTGCCAAGTAGCACTTTGAAGCAGTGTCGTCAAAATACATTTCCCACTCAGTAGAAGAGAAAGCACTTGCCCTAACAATATACTTCGCCAAACTTTCCTACAAACATAAAAGGTAACGTGAACATTCAGACCAAAAGAAAACATagaacttattaaaattataaaaagaaatacaatatACTGACCATCGCCCTAGTTCAGAAAAATAAGCTTCGACTTTTTCACTGAACATTGTCCCTTCCATGACTTATTATGTAGTTATTATTTGGgttagatttttaataattgagtAATTATTTCTGGAattgcaaaattaataaacatgtCCATATTTCGTAGTAGAAAAACAAATTGCACAGGGCAGGAAGACGAACACGGCCACTAAAGCAAAGCAAACGTCAGGCAGTACTATATTTTTGTCAGTTCGGTTTGGCATTGACACTATTGATGTAAACAcagaattgtttatttttttcctttctcACTCGGACAGGCTAACACCAAATACCGCATGCTGCAATTATGGAATTTAGTAACACGTTTAATGGAAAGGAGATTTTACAATTATACCCTAAAAAAACCTAGAAACCCTTTTCGCTAAACCAGTTACAATATTCATAGTTTCttgaaatcataaaataataaaaaacggcGATTTCGTATGAATACAGAAGTGTCTCAttcatataaatgtaattcAGAACGTTATTACAGCTAATCCGCACATATCAGTGTCAGCACGTTCCATGCTTTAGTTCCATCGGTgtcaatgaaaaattatattgttgcATACATTTAGTACAACGCTATCCGTACTCTTCAATGATACTGACAACGGCCGGCACTGTCACTGACAAGTACGGATGGTCGTACAATTTCG
Above is a window of Amyelois transitella isolate CPQ chromosome 8, ilAmyTran1.1, whole genome shotgun sequence DNA encoding:
- the LOC106138345 gene encoding solute carrier family 35 member F1-like: MAVVCVVWADVEGAPTDGRNQLVGDMLCLGGSLLYAMVTVLQEMMLKTYSCTDYLSSLGIIGATLSAVQTFFLEFHELIVFNWLEMDTLIQICVYWFIQTIFQVLQCLMLRDAGSIILHLSFLSADYYTLIAGMYIFQFKFHALYFLSYLLAMVGVFLFSSRARAPPAAPPERLPQLVSDAVHSHDNVSMEYTVPTLDCIPIEGLEPPMSRDTTFTSFLGGPQTVPNGSLPYHNGTQNTKDPC